A part of Haloarchaeobius sp. HME9146 genomic DNA contains:
- a CDS encoding LysE family translocator translates to MAAPVGPIGLLCIQRTLADGRRSGFVSGLGAASADAVYGAIAGFGITALSSVLLDHRTGIRVAGGLLLLYLGAQAVRAEPADAAAGSSQSQGLTRDYVSTFLLTITNPVTILAFVGIFAGVGVGVSGEYLDAAVLVTGVFTGSALWWLVLSTGVSLFRARFSRPVMRLVNRLAGLVICGFGLLALWSVL, encoded by the coding sequence ATCGCAGCACCCGTCGGCCCCATCGGACTCCTCTGTATCCAGCGAACGCTCGCTGACGGTCGACGCTCTGGGTTCGTCAGTGGTCTCGGCGCAGCGTCGGCAGACGCAGTCTACGGGGCAATCGCGGGATTCGGCATCACGGCGCTATCGTCGGTTCTGCTCGACCACCGGACCGGTATCAGAGTCGCCGGCGGACTGTTACTCCTGTATCTGGGGGCCCAAGCTGTCCGAGCCGAGCCAGCAGACGCGGCAGCTGGCTCGTCCCAAAGCCAGGGACTGACACGGGACTACGTGTCGACGTTCCTGCTGACCATCACGAACCCGGTCACGATCCTCGCGTTCGTCGGCATCTTCGCCGGTGTTGGCGTCGGTGTCTCCGGCGAGTACCTCGACGCTGCCGTCCTCGTGACTGGTGTGTTCACTGGGTCGGCGCTCTGGTGGTTGGTCCTGAGTACCGGCGTGAGCCTGTTTCGCGCTCGCTTCTCCCGTCCCGTCATGCGGCTGGTGAACCGCCTCGCCGGGCTCGTCATCTGCGGGTTCGGTTTGCTCGCGCTCTGGAGTGTACTGTAA
- a CDS encoding alpha/beta fold hydrolase — translation MPTVRTNDIETYYERRGDGPAIVFVHGSIVDSGMWDDQVAALRDEFTTVVYDVRGHGRTGGSSRDRYDMALYASDLHELVTALDLDRPVICGHSMGGLVAQAYAIEYPDEVCGLLLANTFTPTILTRSEWFLRRVAMNAFPPLVRVVGIERLERFNVWVAERFSKGVSGDYERVEMLREDGTTITTAEFGKVIRSMARAHEHPFDLSAIGVPTLILYGENEKGLVRDHARLLSDTLVDCAVDVVPGGGHASNLDNPAFFSAAVRQFANRAVGRNGETATGEDAETTTK, via the coding sequence ATGCCGACAGTACGGACGAACGACATCGAGACTTACTACGAGCGACGCGGAGACGGCCCTGCCATCGTCTTCGTCCACGGGTCCATCGTCGACTCCGGGATGTGGGACGACCAGGTCGCCGCTTTGCGTGACGAGTTCACCACCGTCGTCTACGACGTGCGCGGCCACGGCCGGACCGGCGGGTCGAGCCGGGACCGCTACGACATGGCCCTCTACGCGAGTGACCTGCACGAACTCGTTACTGCACTGGACCTCGACCGTCCCGTCATCTGTGGACACTCGATGGGCGGCCTCGTGGCGCAGGCATACGCCATCGAGTACCCGGACGAGGTCTGCGGGCTGCTCCTCGCGAACACCTTCACACCGACCATTCTCACGCGAAGCGAGTGGTTCCTGCGCCGAGTCGCGATGAACGCGTTCCCCCCACTGGTGCGGGTGGTTGGTATCGAACGCCTCGAACGGTTCAACGTCTGGGTCGCGGAGCGGTTCTCGAAGGGGGTCAGCGGCGACTACGAGCGGGTCGAGATGCTCCGCGAGGACGGGACGACCATCACGACCGCGGAGTTCGGCAAGGTCATCAGGTCGATGGCCCGCGCCCACGAGCACCCGTTCGACCTCTCGGCCATCGGGGTTCCGACACTCATACTCTACGGCGAGAACGAGAAGGGGTTGGTGCGCGACCACGCGAGACTGCTCTCGGACACGCTCGTGGACTGTGCGGTCGACGTGGTCCCCGGCGGTGGGCACGCCTCGAATCTCGACAACCCGGCGTTCTTCTCGGCTGCTGTCCGGCAGTTCGCGAACCGGGCCGTTGGCCGAAACGGTGAAACCGCAACTGGAGAAGACGCCGAGACGACCACGAAGTGA
- a CDS encoding GNAT family N-acetyltransferase translates to MFPETISTDRLRFERLCHETVDAIEYHQVCSHHEPGIDEVTRYLPWDTHQTVAETAEYLDSLESQWQDRTRAEYLIRPKPGEDGAGDIAGSGGLIVDWETRTGKPAIWLRKRFWGRGYSAERALAMLALAFDRLDLDLVAIPVQDRNDRSRRAVETYVERFGGQYDGRIRNSTVRPGGAVVDHHRYTVTKAQYRERVGESSVTFGP, encoded by the coding sequence GTGTTCCCCGAGACCATCTCGACCGACCGGCTTCGATTCGAGCGCCTCTGTCACGAGACAGTCGACGCTATCGAGTACCATCAGGTCTGCTCGCATCACGAGCCCGGCATCGACGAGGTCACACGCTACCTCCCCTGGGACACCCACCAGACGGTCGCCGAGACCGCCGAGTACCTCGATTCGCTGGAATCGCAATGGCAGGACCGCACCAGGGCCGAGTACCTCATCCGACCGAAGCCGGGCGAAGACGGGGCAGGCGACATCGCCGGCTCCGGCGGGCTCATCGTCGACTGGGAGACACGGACTGGAAAACCGGCAATCTGGCTTCGCAAACGTTTCTGGGGCCGTGGGTACTCCGCAGAGCGCGCACTGGCGATGCTCGCGCTGGCGTTCGACCGGCTCGACCTCGACCTCGTCGCGATTCCCGTCCAGGACCGAAACGACCGGTCGCGGCGGGCGGTCGAAACGTACGTCGAACGCTTTGGTGGCCAGTACGACGGCCGGATTCGGAACTCGACAGTTCGCCCCGGCGGGGCAGTCGTCGACCACCATCGGTACACAGTGACGAAGGCACAGTACCGGGAGCGCGTCGGAGAATCGTCGGTCACGTTCGGGCCGTAG
- the hisH gene encoding imidazole glycerol phosphate synthase subunit HisH yields the protein MQVTIIDYGVGNLRSLQRGLERADATVTISDDPDEIAAADALVLPGVGAFGECVRNSKPFHDVLVEAAEDTPILGICVGLQLLFTESTEGAPEGETIDGLDLIPGRVERLPSDDVKVPHMGWNQLTIERDHPLVDDIDEGDFAYFVHSYGSAVADHTVASCDYGFDFAAVAANEAGNVMGTQFHPEKSGDTGLTILQNFVEYARSYTEETVAAE from the coding sequence GTGCAAGTCACCATCATCGACTACGGCGTCGGAAACCTCCGGAGCCTCCAGCGCGGCCTGGAACGCGCGGACGCGACGGTGACCATCTCCGACGACCCCGACGAGATCGCCGCCGCGGACGCGCTCGTGCTTCCGGGTGTGGGCGCGTTCGGCGAATGCGTCCGGAACTCGAAGCCCTTCCACGACGTGCTCGTCGAGGCCGCCGAAGACACGCCTATCCTCGGTATCTGTGTCGGCCTGCAACTCCTGTTCACGGAGAGCACCGAGGGTGCGCCCGAAGGCGAGACCATCGACGGGCTGGACCTGATTCCGGGCCGGGTCGAGCGCCTCCCGAGCGACGACGTGAAGGTCCCGCACATGGGGTGGAACCAGCTTACCATCGAACGCGACCACCCACTGGTGGACGATATCGACGAGGGTGATTTCGCCTACTTCGTCCACTCTTACGGCTCCGCCGTCGCCGACCACACCGTTGCCTCCTGCGACTACGGCTTCGACTTCGCCGCCGTGGCCGCGAACGAGGCGGGCAACGTGATGGGGACGCAGTTCCACCCGGAGAAGAGCGGCGACACCGGCCTCACGATTCTCCAGAACTTCGTGGAGTACGCCCGGTCGTACACCGAGGAGACGGTCGCGGCTGAGTGA
- a CDS encoding carbonic anhydrase yields MNSAFVQLLKNNLEHASEFERRFDEVQDAQHPDVVTVCCSDSRVLQDHIWGNDQPGRIFTCANIGNRVMQQTDAGEVVAGDVLYPVEHTGTDTIVVVGHTGCGAVTATYDFLTVGGSEPAGIEHCINLLKPHLKGGVEALPPDIDRGAAVNRLVEYNVDQQVEFLRGSEEIPAEADVIGVVYDFQDVYGGKRGEVHVINVNGERTVAALREAEPDIDARIGRLWEY; encoded by the coding sequence ATGAACTCTGCGTTCGTCCAGCTTCTGAAGAACAACCTCGAGCACGCCAGCGAGTTCGAGCGGCGCTTCGACGAGGTGCAGGACGCACAGCATCCTGACGTCGTCACCGTCTGCTGTTCGGACTCACGGGTCCTCCAGGACCACATCTGGGGCAACGACCAGCCCGGTCGCATCTTCACCTGCGCCAACATCGGCAACCGCGTGATGCAACAGACCGACGCCGGCGAGGTCGTCGCCGGTGACGTGCTCTACCCGGTCGAACACACCGGCACCGACACCATCGTCGTCGTGGGGCACACCGGCTGTGGGGCCGTCACGGCGACGTACGACTTCCTGACCGTCGGCGGCTCCGAACCAGCTGGTATCGAACACTGCATCAACCTGCTGAAGCCCCACCTCAAAGGCGGCGTCGAGGCGCTCCCCCCGGACATCGACCGGGGCGCGGCCGTCAACCGCCTCGTCGAGTACAACGTCGACCAGCAGGTCGAGTTCCTTCGCGGCAGCGAGGAGATTCCAGCCGAAGCCGACGTCATCGGCGTCGTCTACGACTTCCAGGACGTCTACGGCGGCAAGCGCGGCGAGGTCCACGTCATCAACGTGAACGGCGAGCGTACCGTCGCGGCGCTCCGTGAGGCCGAGCCGGACATCGACGCGCGCATCGGCCGGCTCTGGGAGTACTGA
- the fer gene encoding ferredoxin Fer — protein sequence MESPFEILGVSPDADEDTVRQAYRRRAKETHPDQGGSKREFQRVKAAYETISEDDVDQWGERRGGPRPRPRPEPEPAEPEEFQTEVEYLEYQVLDDYGWSLDDDDLFEKARRAGLGEADHGRFVVTGDDSLLEAAEDAGQSWPFSCRGGACANCAVAVVEGEMEVFVDHVIPPELSEKGIVLSCIGTPTTETMKVVCNVKHLPELEDLWLPPRPN from the coding sequence GTGGAGTCTCCGTTCGAGATTCTCGGTGTGAGCCCGGACGCCGACGAGGACACGGTACGTCAGGCGTACCGCCGCCGAGCGAAGGAGACGCACCCCGACCAGGGCGGCTCGAAGCGGGAGTTCCAGCGGGTGAAAGCGGCCTACGAGACGATCTCGGAGGACGACGTCGACCAGTGGGGGGAGCGCCGCGGTGGCCCACGCCCCCGGCCGCGGCCCGAGCCCGAGCCGGCCGAACCCGAGGAGTTCCAGACCGAGGTCGAGTACCTCGAGTACCAGGTGCTCGACGACTACGGCTGGTCGCTGGACGACGACGACCTGTTCGAGAAGGCTCGACGTGCCGGCCTCGGCGAGGCAGACCACGGTCGCTTCGTCGTCACGGGAGACGACTCCCTCCTCGAAGCCGCCGAGGACGCCGGGCAGTCGTGGCCCTTCTCCTGTCGCGGTGGTGCGTGTGCGAACTGTGCCGTCGCCGTGGTCGAGGGCGAGATGGAGGTGTTCGTCGACCACGTCATCCCGCCCGAGCTGTCCGAGAAAGGTATCGTGCTCTCCTGTATCGGTACCCCGACCACCGAGACGATGAAGGTGGTCTGCAACGTCAAACACCTGCCCGAGCTGGAGGACCTCTGGTTGCCGCCGCGGCCGAACTAG
- a CDS encoding FAD-binding oxidoreductase, with protein MPVQRRTPEPDTEPTVSLREPLESLRATFRGTVLTPDDEGYEEARQVWNGMIDRHPAVIARCSGVADVVQAVTFARDQGLSLAVRGGGHNVAGTAVCDDGLVVDLSEMNGVHVDREAMTVRAEGGATLGDVDRETQLFGLATPLGVVSKTGIAGLTLNGGVGHLRRKYGLACDNLRSVELVTAAGEVVTASADEHSDLFWAIQGGGGNFGVVTSFEYTLYEVGPEVFGMFVVHDREHVAEALRLTREFAADAPREASVLPILGFVPEMEEFPAERWGDPMVAILGCHLGPTEAGEATLAPFRELGTPIGDFSGPMPFTDLQCLLDEEFPDGLNYYWKATYLTDLDDDLVDVLVRRWEACPSKLSTVDVWQLGGAIADRPQDASAFWHRDKPYMLTFEANWEDPADTDANVAWVRESIDEVRELPGVVGGYGNFPGFHEDPSQALFGENIDKLVAVKTKYDPENLFRLNQNVEPRVSEEA; from the coding sequence ATGCCCGTCCAACGACGCACACCCGAACCCGACACGGAGCCGACCGTCTCCCTCCGGGAACCCCTGGAGTCGCTCCGGGCGACGTTCCGCGGGACGGTGCTGACCCCCGACGACGAGGGATACGAGGAGGCGCGCCAGGTGTGGAACGGGATGATAGACAGACACCCTGCGGTCATCGCCCGGTGCTCGGGCGTCGCCGACGTGGTGCAGGCCGTGACCTTCGCCCGCGACCAGGGGCTGTCACTGGCGGTCCGTGGCGGCGGCCACAACGTCGCCGGCACCGCCGTCTGTGACGATGGGCTGGTCGTCGACCTCTCGGAGATGAACGGCGTCCACGTCGACCGCGAGGCGATGACGGTCCGTGCCGAAGGGGGCGCGACCCTCGGCGACGTCGACCGGGAGACCCAGCTGTTCGGGCTGGCGACGCCCCTCGGCGTCGTCAGCAAGACGGGGATCGCCGGCCTGACGCTCAACGGCGGGGTCGGCCACCTGCGCCGGAAGTACGGCCTCGCGTGTGACAACCTCCGCTCGGTCGAACTCGTCACCGCCGCCGGCGAGGTGGTGACTGCCAGCGCGGACGAGCACTCGGACCTCTTCTGGGCGATCCAGGGCGGTGGCGGCAACTTCGGCGTCGTCACCTCGTTCGAGTACACGCTCTACGAGGTCGGTCCAGAAGTGTTCGGCATGTTCGTCGTCCACGACAGGGAGCACGTAGCCGAGGCGCTCCGGCTGACCCGCGAGTTCGCCGCCGACGCACCTCGGGAGGCGAGCGTTCTGCCCATCCTCGGGTTCGTCCCCGAGATGGAGGAGTTCCCGGCCGAGCGGTGGGGCGACCCGATGGTCGCGATTCTCGGATGCCACCTCGGCCCGACCGAGGCGGGCGAGGCGACGCTCGCACCGTTCCGCGAACTCGGGACGCCCATCGGTGACTTCAGCGGTCCGATGCCCTTTACCGACCTGCAGTGTCTGCTCGACGAGGAGTTCCCCGACGGGCTCAACTACTACTGGAAAGCGACGTACCTCACCGACCTCGACGACGACCTCGTCGACGTACTGGTCCGGCGCTGGGAGGCGTGTCCGTCGAAACTCTCGACGGTGGACGTGTGGCAACTCGGTGGGGCCATCGCGGACCGGCCGCAGGACGCGAGCGCGTTCTGGCACCGCGACAAGCCGTACATGCTCACCTTCGAGGCGAACTGGGAGGACCCGGCCGACACCGACGCGAACGTCGCGTGGGTGCGCGAGAGCATCGACGAGGTCCGGGAACTGCCCGGCGTCGTCGGCGGCTACGGGAACTTCCCCGGGTTCCACGAGGACCCGTCGCAGGCGCTCTTCGGTGAGAATATCGACAAGCTGGTCGCGGTCAAGACGAAGTACGACCCGGAGAACCTGTTCCGGCTGAACCAGAACGTCGAGCCGCGCGTGAGCGAGGAGGCCTGA
- a CDS encoding fe2+ transport protein — MRRRRLLRALPAAALPAVAGCLGDGSDGTVTSPPEPTSQSTPPTTSKPDGPTGVYVQSYREGMAMFGPVTNGDFTFGLMLAVPHDFWTVTGTEREAKKKTDEHAVHLMAQVWHEESGQVLADTSLSVEILQDGELVSEEVIYPMLSQRMGFHYGGNFTLAGDGSYTAKLSVAGLQIGRMGSFADKFAEPTTAEVDFEFTKQVRDKLTIQELDAAGDKGAIRPMQMGDMPVGLAPKPDALPGTTIGTERVDDADLVAKYVEGGRFAGSGESYLYVSARTPYNDLLLPMMGLDALVRDGQTKFDGQLSRAVDPDLSYHYGATVPSLQSGDEVEIEVVVPPQVARHEGYERAFLQMDGATYVI, encoded by the coding sequence ATGCGACGACGCCGCCTTCTCCGCGCCCTCCCCGCGGCCGCCCTCCCCGCAGTGGCCGGCTGTCTCGGTGACGGTAGCGACGGAACCGTCACATCCCCGCCCGAACCGACCAGCCAATCGACCCCGCCGACCACGTCCAAACCTGACGGTCCCACGGGCGTGTACGTCCAGTCCTACCGCGAGGGGATGGCCATGTTCGGCCCCGTGACGAACGGCGACTTCACCTTCGGGCTCATGCTCGCGGTCCCGCACGACTTCTGGACCGTCACCGGCACCGAGCGCGAAGCCAAGAAGAAGACCGACGAGCACGCGGTCCACCTGATGGCGCAGGTGTGGCACGAGGAGAGCGGGCAGGTCCTCGCGGACACCAGCCTCTCCGTCGAGATTCTGCAGGACGGCGAGCTGGTCAGCGAGGAGGTCATCTACCCGATGCTGTCCCAGCGCATGGGCTTTCACTACGGCGGCAACTTCACGCTCGCGGGCGACGGCAGCTACACGGCGAAGCTCTCGGTGGCGGGCCTCCAGATCGGGCGCATGGGGTCGTTCGCGGACAAGTTCGCCGAGCCCACGACCGCCGAGGTCGACTTCGAGTTCACGAAGCAGGTCCGGGACAAGCTCACCATCCAGGAACTCGACGCGGCCGGCGACAAGGGAGCCATCCGCCCGATGCAGATGGGTGACATGCCCGTCGGGCTCGCGCCGAAGCCGGATGCGCTCCCCGGGACGACCATCGGGACCGAGCGCGTCGACGACGCCGACCTCGTCGCGAAGTACGTCGAGGGCGGCCGGTTCGCGGGGTCGGGGGAGTCCTACCTGTACGTCTCCGCGCGGACCCCCTACAACGACCTGCTGTTGCCGATGATGGGCCTCGACGCGCTCGTGCGTGACGGCCAGACCAAGTTCGACGGCCAGCTCTCCCGGGCCGTCGACCCCGACCTCAGTTACCACTACGGGGCGACGGTGCCGTCGCTCCAGTCGGGCGACGAGGTCGAGATAGAGGTGGTCGTTCCCCCGCAGGTCGCCCGCCACGAGGGGTACGAGCGAGCGTTCCTCCAGATGGACGGCGCGACCTACGTCATCTAG
- a CDS encoding PQQ-binding-like beta-propeller repeat protein codes for MRPRTLVALLVIVAGLVGVAYVGLSDGQGGELTVAWTSDTAVEGGSNHHEPAVAVVDGEPLVFAPVSSTKEFGDCALVALDATSGTEQWRYEVPRANCTTHSVADPSVADHDGDGSRSVLATTTEREVVAFDSHTGEVEDRYPLTAYGYSKPIVANVTGGPATETLVADVRGYVQALSQAGEPVWSVNRSTYVWATPAVADLDGDGQTEVAIAGRDGLIAAYGTDGSAEWETKAGYAVTWMTTGQLDSDPAVELVVGTQEGSVAAFDGRTGEYEWQHDTKLLSAVEAVGTVEGVPTVFATAGDGSTVALDGQDGSVRWESAVTTKAVQMMPPPVLGDVDGDGEDELVVASNDGTVSVISPGTGEVLASHERDVDVLAHPVLSDTDGDGSEEIYVIYTDGRVQRLEYES; via the coding sequence ATGCGCCCCCGGACGCTCGTCGCCCTGCTCGTCATCGTCGCCGGACTGGTCGGCGTCGCCTACGTCGGTCTCTCCGACGGCCAGGGCGGCGAACTCACGGTCGCGTGGACGAGCGACACCGCGGTCGAGGGGGGCAGCAACCACCACGAACCGGCCGTCGCGGTCGTCGACGGTGAACCGCTCGTGTTCGCCCCGGTCAGTTCGACGAAGGAGTTCGGGGACTGCGCGCTGGTCGCGCTCGATGCGACCTCCGGCACGGAGCAGTGGCGCTACGAGGTCCCCCGCGCGAACTGCACGACCCACTCGGTCGCGGACCCGAGCGTCGCCGACCACGACGGTGACGGCTCCCGGTCGGTGCTCGCGACGACGACCGAGCGCGAGGTGGTGGCTTTCGACTCCCACACCGGCGAGGTCGAGGACCGCTACCCACTCACGGCCTACGGCTACTCGAAGCCCATCGTTGCGAACGTCACCGGTGGGCCTGCCACGGAGACACTCGTCGCCGACGTGCGCGGCTACGTCCAGGCGCTCTCGCAGGCTGGCGAGCCGGTGTGGTCCGTGAATCGCTCGACCTACGTCTGGGCGACGCCCGCCGTCGCCGACCTCGACGGCGACGGCCAGACCGAGGTCGCCATCGCGGGCCGTGACGGTCTCATCGCCGCCTACGGTACCGACGGCTCGGCCGAGTGGGAGACGAAGGCGGGCTACGCGGTCACCTGGATGACGACCGGGCAGCTCGACTCGGACCCGGCGGTCGAACTCGTCGTGGGCACGCAAGAGGGCTCCGTGGCGGCCTTCGACGGCCGAACCGGCGAGTACGAGTGGCAACACGACACGAAACTCCTCTCGGCGGTCGAGGCGGTCGGCACGGTCGAGGGCGTCCCGACCGTCTTCGCCACCGCCGGCGACGGCTCGACGGTCGCCCTCGACGGCCAGGACGGGTCGGTCCGCTGGGAGAGCGCCGTCACCACGAAGGCGGTCCAGATGATGCCGCCGCCGGTGCTCGGCGACGTGGACGGCGATGGCGAGGACGAACTCGTGGTCGCGAGCAACGACGGCACCGTCTCGGTCATCTCGCCCGGGACGGGTGAGGTGCTGGCGAGCCACGAGCGCGACGTGGACGTACTCGCACACCCGGTGCTGTCGGATACAGACGGGGACGGGAGCGAGGAGATATACGTCATCTACACCGACGGGCGGGTGCAGCGGCTAGAGTACGAGTCGTAA
- a CDS encoding DUF6663 family protein encodes MSTTRGRFRVLANPRDEGVWTFVSLPDDPTEPTEEAYELVDVAHTGHGDLDETVSGLRPGYVVEAELSWATEDPTVESLAVEKRTLYASADGVTNLFEAAQDAWENARAQGEAMASQVTRDTDGAVNGVLYVFGETQGAGDLYDEFVSGRRPIEPLVARVNENEEPGDREVFVLRPAGGEFVVIYIALAKDGLLADTVRDTYDLPRPDEPLA; translated from the coding sequence ATGTCCACCACACGCGGCCGGTTCCGGGTACTCGCCAATCCGCGGGACGAGGGCGTCTGGACCTTCGTCTCGCTGCCCGACGACCCGACCGAGCCGACCGAGGAGGCGTACGAACTGGTCGACGTAGCCCACACCGGGCACGGCGACCTCGACGAGACCGTCTCGGGGCTCCGCCCCGGCTACGTCGTCGAGGCCGAGCTCTCGTGGGCCACCGAGGACCCCACCGTGGAATCGCTCGCCGTCGAGAAGCGGACGCTCTACGCCAGTGCTGACGGCGTGACGAACCTGTTCGAGGCCGCCCAGGACGCCTGGGAGAACGCCAGGGCACAGGGCGAGGCGATGGCCTCGCAGGTCACCCGCGACACCGACGGCGCGGTCAACGGCGTACTCTACGTGTTCGGCGAGACACAGGGGGCGGGCGACCTGTACGACGAGTTCGTCTCGGGTCGGCGGCCAATCGAGCCCCTCGTGGCGCGGGTGAACGAGAACGAGGAACCGGGCGACCGAGAGGTGTTCGTCCTGCGGCCTGCCGGCGGCGAGTTCGTCGTCATCTACATCGCGCTGGCGAAGGACGGACTGCTCGCGGATACCGTCAGGGACACCTACGACCTGCCGCGGCCAGACGAACCGCTGGCCTGA